The following proteins come from a genomic window of Lytechinus pictus isolate F3 Inbred chromosome 1, Lp3.0, whole genome shotgun sequence:
- the LOC129279377 gene encoding uncharacterized protein LOC129279377: protein MKGLTLVLMINVIKVCLNNGFQSNHGNTQHTQTCVSDCETNIQNARLSCEGQMLQCVPDPCCQTETRHLNMANNHLTHLKILAFQSFPRLRILDLRQNALANIAPGAFSNLDQLQLLDVRANKLRHLYGGMFNGLSSIQKLYLANNEIESIAPGTFAGMTHLISLKLNYNKLTTLYANMFFPLQRLQRLYIYGNRISAVNEEAFRGLVNLVTLSLAENPFVTLPNILPYLPQITHIRLEHVRLTCDCRLEFLRMWLRDNLYEAYESYALCHGPEHIQGTPMYHIQEPLPCPTRERNLPISREVNDPSHAADPDEAASHTSAQLEIHSESTSEYSEFFASFSELSHGSVSKTSVTSTEGGISESVHGSGTVRADSGASSTVPKTHIPIEPLTPRGTLSPVVTTESHIVASEARSADGFTHFTPPTMTESSQKDTSRGNVLDSPIVNETDSSSRVNGSFNELPRPTPQAGSRNHPDRNNGHQHGHRDDYVTTTVSYETTDPYRSTPTPAEIPRGPPQSWGLKGSSVTIHCPVHIHNMNDSKIKWLTPHGKLIISNVSRYGITKRGSLIINNLQAYDHGTYRCIVRKALNSVKMLPARLTLACPCHEEAPKKPSFKPSINSSTEHHFGQDADPHHEHSHPPYDTKCSPVPMVVAIVTTFQATVALCVITFCLCCSKNLNYSLKDRTCTGVPEPIAVVRTRGKFNTRSRDFVQSGEPTSSSVLSSGGSDFYEALTDHGFSPRQASSVRSYDAYYESHPGSEYVNYRKPKNYMYMVGYMDTGSGRRAVGYRSSTESQCASIKEITNENIYVSKD, encoded by the coding sequence ATGAAGGGCCTGACATTGGTTTTGATGATTAACGTGATTAAGGTCTGCCTGAACAATGGATTCCagagtaatcatggtaatacaCAACACACACAAACGTGTGTGTCTGATTGTGAGACGAACATCCAGAACGCCAGACTGTCATGTGAGGGTCAGATGCTGCAGTGCGTACCCGACCCATGCTGCCAAACAGAAACGAGGCACCTTAACATGGCCAACAACCATCTAACCCATCTCAAGATTCTCGCCTTCCAGAGCTTCCCAAGACTCCGAATCCTGGATCTGCGACAGAACGCCTTGGCTAACATAGCACCGGGTGCTTTCAGCAACCTGGACCAACTGCAATTGCTTGACGTACGTGCCAATAAACTGCGTCACCTCTATGGTGGTATGTTCAACGGTCTCTCGTCCATCCAGAAGTTGTACCTCGCCAACAACGAGATCGAGTCCATAGCCCCTGGAACATTTGCAGGCATGACACATCTCATCAGCCTGAAACTGAACTACAACAAATTGACAACTCTGTACGCCAATATGTTTTTCCCGCTGCAGAGATTACAGCGTTTGTACATCTACGGGAATCGGATATCGGCCGTCAACGAAGAAGCCTTCCGCGGTTTGGTAAATCTAGTGACACTGTCTCTCGCGGAAAATCCTTTCGTGACCCTTCCAAATATCTTACCATACCTACCACAGATCACTCACATTCGGCTAGAACATGTCCGTCTCACCTGTGATTGTCGTCTAGAGTTCCTTCGGATGTGGCTCAGAGACAACCTTTATGAGGCCTATGAGAGTTATGCATTATGCCATGGACCAGAACATATCCAAGGAACCCCAATGTATCATATCCAGGAGCCTCTGCCATGTCCCACCAGAGAACGAAACCTTCCCATCAGTCGGGAAGTTAATGACCCATCCCATGCAGCCGATCCTGATGAAGCGGCGAGTCACACCTCTGCTCAACTTGAAATACATTCGGAGTCAACATCTGAATATAGTGAATTTTTTGCTTCGTTTTCGGAATTGTCGCACGGATCTGTTTCTAAGACAAGTGTGACGTCAACTGAAGGAGGCATAAGCGAAAGCGTACACGGGAGTGGTACAGTGAGGGCTGATTCTGGTGCTTCCTCCACAGTACCCAAAACACATATCCCTATTGAACCTTTAACGCCTAGAGGAACACTATCGCCAGTTGTTACAACTGAATCACATATCGTAGCAAGTGAAGCAAGGAGTGCAGATGGGTTTACGCATTTCACACCACCAACAATGACTGAGTCCTCTCAAAAAGACACATCCAGAGGTAATGTTCTAGACAGTCCGATCGTAAATGAAACTGATAGCAGCTCAAGGGTTAATGGAAGTTTCAACGAACTTCCACGCCCTACACCTCAGGCGGGCAGTAGGAATCATCCAGATAGGAACAACGGACATCAACATGGTCATCGAGATGATTATGTTACTACAACGGTTTCGTACGAGACCACAGATCCGTACAGATCTACCCCGACACCAGCGGAAATACCTCGAGGACCTCCTCAGTCCTGGGGTCTGAAAGGATCTTCTGTGACAATTCACTGTCCAGTCCATATCCATAACATGAATGACTCCAAGATTAAGTGGCTTACGCCTCATGGCAAGCTAATTATATCGAATGTATCTCGCTATGGTATCACCAAGAGAGGTTCGTTGATTATCAATAATCTGCAGGCGTATGACCACGGGACCTACCGATGCATCGTCCGTAAGGCGCTTAACAGTGTAAAAATGTTACCGGCCAGGTTGACTCTTGCATGCCCGTGTCACGAAGAGGCACCGAAGAAACCATCATTTAAACCCAGTATCAACTCCTCCACAGAGCATCACTTTGGACAAGATGCGGATCCTCATCATGAACACTCTCATCCTCCATATGATACCAAATGCAGCCCTGTACCAATGGTAGTTGCAATTGTGACAACCTTCCAAGCCACCGTAGCCCTTTGCGTAATCACATTCTGCCTCTGCTGCTCCAAGAATCTCAACTATTCCCTGAAAGACCGGACCTGTACCGGCGTCCCCGAACCCATTGCGGTAGTTCGCACCCGCGGAAAGTTTAACACAAGATCTCGCGATTTCGTACAATCCGGCGAACCCACCTCGTCATCTGTTCTGAGTTCGGGTGGATCCGACTTCTACGAAGCACTCACCGATCACGGGTTTTCCCCAAGGCAAGCGTCTTCAGTACGATCTTACGATGCGTATTATGAGTCGCATCCTGGATCGGAGTACGTGAACTATCGAAAGCccaagaactacatgtacatggtggGGTATATGGACACCGGGTCTGGCCGCAGGGCCGTAGGGTACAGGTCCTCCACAGAATCTCAGTGTGCCTCAATCAAGGAAATAACCAATGAGAATATATATGTCAGCAAAGATTGA
- the LOC135154430 gene encoding diacylglycerol O-acyltransferase 1-like, translating to MTLENIIENGILMSFGIGVNPFEMPLLYLLLALNLFILVALVIEKLASKDYIGCDVEKRLANINLVILLIVPVVVIYTLKLNPVGSFVVVGLYTITFLKLWSYADVNRALRVDGAGDAPVQDRPLTRRRSRRLLGLGPEPLKSPAAPEPTIQAYPDNLNLRDMYFFMLSPTLCYDINFPRTDRVRKTYLLRLVVELIILIQVWLFMLQQWTAPAVVATAEPLMDYNIIGTVESFLSVALANHLSWLLFFYIYFHLLLNIFAEVTCFADRNFYSDWWNSSNIEEFWRKWNIPVHKWCVRHVYKPVRGLGYSKFQAVLTVYLLSAIFHEYLASVPLKLLTHWSFGGMMAQVLHQQSINIAMLFFFMGYSFIFILRNCVLFYELPFVHVICILVR from the exons ATGACTTTGGAGAACATCATTGA GAATGGAATCTTGATGAGCTTTGGGATTGGGGTCAACCCTTTTGAGATGCCACTCCTTTATCTCCTCTTGG CCCTGAATCTCTTCATCTTGGTCGCGCTGGTGATCGAGAAACTCGCTTCTAAG GACTACATTGGATGTGACGTAGAGAAGAGATTGGCCAACATCAACCTGGTCATCCTCCTCATCGTCCCCGTGGTCGTTATCTACACCCTCAAGCTCAACCCAG tTGGATCATTCGTGGTGGTTGGTCTATACACAATCACCTTTCTAAAACTCTGGTCCTACGCTGACGTCAACAGAGCTTTGAGGGTAGATGGTGCCGGAGATGCCCCCGTCCAAGACCGACCTTTGACCCGTCGACGATCTCGGCGGCTACTTGGACTCGGACCCGAGCCCCTTAAGTCTCCAGCAGCACCCGAACCTACCATCCAAG CCTATCCTGACAACCTGAACCTCAGAG ATATGTACTTTTTCATGCTGAGCCCGACACTATGTTATGACATCAACTTTCCCCGTACGGATCGCGTGAGAAAGACCTATCTCCTCAGACTGGTTGTCGAACTG aTCATTCTTATCCAGGTTTGGCTCTTTATGCTACAACAG TGGACTGCACCAGCCGTAGTAGCAACAGCAGAGCCATTAATG GACTATAATATCATTGGAACAGTAGAGTCCTTCCTCAGTGTGGCT TTGGCAAATCATCTTTCTTGGTtgttattcttttatatctatTTTCATCTCCTTCTCAACATCTTTGCCGAGGTGACTTGTTTCGCTGACAGGAATTTCTACTCGGACTGGTG GAATTCCTCTAATATCGAGGAATTTTGGAGAAAGTGGAACATTCCTGTCCACAAGTGGTGTGTCAG GCACGTGTATAAACCAGTCCGTGGTCTGGGCTATTCTAAATTCCAAGCCGTTCTCACCGTCTACCTACTTTCTGCCATTTTCCATGAG TATCTTGCCAGTGTTCCTCTGAAGCTACTAACCCATTGGTCTTTTGGCGGCATGATGGCTCAGGTACTACACCAACAGTCAATTAATATCgcgatgttattttttttcatgggttattcttttattttcattttgagaaattgtgtacttttttaTGAACTTCCCTTTGTCCATGTCATTTGTATCCTCGTCCGGTAA